The Symphalangus syndactylus isolate Jambi chromosome 3, NHGRI_mSymSyn1-v2.1_pri, whole genome shotgun sequence genome has a segment encoding these proteins:
- the SH3GLB2 gene encoding endophilin-B2 isoform X9: MGGWCHESLMAISHAWIVRPEARSCFFSAPQEFTEEKFGQAEKTELDAHFENLLARADSTKNWTEKILRQTEVLLQPNPSARVEEFLYEKLDRKVPSRVTNGELLAQYMADAASELGPTTPYGKTLIKVAEAEKQLGAAERDFIHTASISFLTPLRNFLEGDWKTISKERRLLQNRRLDLDACKARLKKAKAAEAKATLWNDEVDKAEQELRVAQTEFDRQAEVTRLLLEGISSTHVNHLRCLHEFVKSQTTYYAQCYRHMLDLQKQLGSSQGAIFPGTFVGTTEPASPPLSSTSPTTAAATMPVVPSVASLAPPGEASLCLEEVAPPASGTRKARVLYDYEAADSSELALLADELITVYSLPGMDPDWLIGERGNKKGKVPVTYLELLS, encoded by the exons TTCACGGAGGAGAAATTTGGCCAGGCTGAGAAGACTGAGCTTGATGCCCACTTTGAAAACCTTCTGGCCCGGGCAGACAGCACCAAGAACTGGACAGAGAAGATCTTGAGGCAGACAGAGGTGCTGCTGCAGCCCAACCCCA GTGCCCGAGTGGAGGAGTTCCTGTATGAGAAGCTGGACAGGAAGGTCCCCTCAAGGGTCACCAACGGGGAGCTGCTGGCTCAGTACATGGCAGACGCGGCCAGTGAGCTGGGGCCGACCACCCCCTATG GGAAGACACTGATCAAGGTGGCAGAAGCTGAAAAGCAACTGGGAGCCGCAGAGAGGGATTTTATCCACACGGCCTCCATCAGCTTCCTCACACCCTTGCGCAACTTCCTGGAGGGGGACTGGAAGACCATCTCG AAGGAGAGGCGGCTCCTCCAAAACCGGCGTCTGGACTTGGATGCCTGCAAAGCGAGGCTGAAGAAGGCCAAGGCTGCAGAAGCCAAAGCCACG CTCTGGAATGATGAAGTGGACAAG gccGAGCAGGAGCTCCGCGTGGCCCAGACAGAGTTTGACCGGCAAGCAGAAGTGACCCGTCTCTTGCTGGAGGGAATCAGTAGCACTCAT GTGAACCACCTGCGCTGCCTCCACGAGTTCGTCAAGTCTCAGACAACCTACTACGCACAGTGCTACCGCCACATGCTGGACTTGCAGAAGCAGCTGGGCAG CTCCCAGGGTGCCAT ATTTCCAGGCACCTTTGTGGGCACCACAGAGCCCGCCTCCCCGCCCCTGAGCAGCACCTCACCCACCACCGCTGCGGCCACTATGCCTGTGGTGCCCTCTGTGGCCAGCCTGGCCCCTCCAGGGGAGGCCTCGCTCTGCCTGGAAGAGGTGGCCCCCCCTGCCAGTGGGACCCGCAAAGCTCGGGTGCTCTATGACTACGAGGCAGCCGACAGCAGTGAGCTGGCCCTGCTGGCTGATGAG CTCATCACTGTCTACAGCCTGCCTGGCATGGACCCTGACTGGCTCATTGGCGAGAGAGGCAACAAGAAGGGCAAGGTCCCTGTCACCTACTTGGAACTGCTCAGCTAG
- the SH3GLB2 gene encoding endophilin-B2 isoform X11, translating into MGGWCHESLMAISHAWIVRPEARSCFFSAPQEFTEEKFGQAEKTELDAHFENLLARADSTKNWTEKILRQTEVLLQPNPSARVEEFLYEKLDRKVPSRVTNGELLAQYMADAASELGPTTPYGKTLIKVAEAEKQLGAAERDFIHTASISFLTPLRNFLEGDWKTISKERRLLQNRRLDLDACKARLKKAKAAEAKATLWNDEVDKAEQELRVAQTEFDRQAEVTRLLLEGISSTHVNHLRCLHEFVKSQTTYYAQCYRHMLDLQKQLGRFPGTFVGTTEPASPPLSSTSPTTAAATMPVVPSVASLAPPGEASLCLEEVAPPASGTRKARVLYDYEAADSSELALLADELITVYSLPGMDPDWLIGERGNKKGKVPVTYLELLS; encoded by the exons TTCACGGAGGAGAAATTTGGCCAGGCTGAGAAGACTGAGCTTGATGCCCACTTTGAAAACCTTCTGGCCCGGGCAGACAGCACCAAGAACTGGACAGAGAAGATCTTGAGGCAGACAGAGGTGCTGCTGCAGCCCAACCCCA GTGCCCGAGTGGAGGAGTTCCTGTATGAGAAGCTGGACAGGAAGGTCCCCTCAAGGGTCACCAACGGGGAGCTGCTGGCTCAGTACATGGCAGACGCGGCCAGTGAGCTGGGGCCGACCACCCCCTATG GGAAGACACTGATCAAGGTGGCAGAAGCTGAAAAGCAACTGGGAGCCGCAGAGAGGGATTTTATCCACACGGCCTCCATCAGCTTCCTCACACCCTTGCGCAACTTCCTGGAGGGGGACTGGAAGACCATCTCG AAGGAGAGGCGGCTCCTCCAAAACCGGCGTCTGGACTTGGATGCCTGCAAAGCGAGGCTGAAGAAGGCCAAGGCTGCAGAAGCCAAAGCCACG CTCTGGAATGATGAAGTGGACAAG gccGAGCAGGAGCTCCGCGTGGCCCAGACAGAGTTTGACCGGCAAGCAGAAGTGACCCGTCTCTTGCTGGAGGGAATCAGTAGCACTCAT GTGAACCACCTGCGCTGCCTCCACGAGTTCGTCAAGTCTCAGACAACCTACTACGCACAGTGCTACCGCCACATGCTGGACTTGCAGAAGCAGCTGGGCAG ATTTCCAGGCACCTTTGTGGGCACCACAGAGCCCGCCTCCCCGCCCCTGAGCAGCACCTCACCCACCACCGCTGCGGCCACTATGCCTGTGGTGCCCTCTGTGGCCAGCCTGGCCCCTCCAGGGGAGGCCTCGCTCTGCCTGGAAGAGGTGGCCCCCCCTGCCAGTGGGACCCGCAAAGCTCGGGTGCTCTATGACTACGAGGCAGCCGACAGCAGTGAGCTGGCCCTGCTGGCTGATGAG CTCATCACTGTCTACAGCCTGCCTGGCATGGACCCTGACTGGCTCATTGGCGAGAGAGGCAACAAGAAGGGCAAGGTCCCTGTCACCTACTTGGAACTGCTCAGCTAG
- the SH3GLB2 gene encoding endophilin-B2 isoform X15, with product MGGWCHESLMAISHAWIVRPEARSCFFSAPQEFTEEKFGQAEKTELDAHFENLLARADSTKNWTEKILRQTEVLLQPNPSARVEEFLYEKLDRKVPSRVTNGELLAQYMADAASELGPTTPYGKTLIKVAEAEKQLGAAERDFIHTASISFLTPLRNFLEGDWKTISTVPDFQETRPRNYILSASASAAEQELRVAQTEFDRQAEVTRLLLEGISSTHVNHLRCLHEFVKSQTTYYAQCYRHMLDLQKQLGSSQGAIFPGTFVGTTEPASPPLSSTSPTTAAATMPVVPSVASLAPPGEASLCLEEVAPPASGTRKARVLYDYEAADSSELALLADELITVYSLPGMDPDWLIGERGNKKGKVPVTYLELLS from the exons TTCACGGAGGAGAAATTTGGCCAGGCTGAGAAGACTGAGCTTGATGCCCACTTTGAAAACCTTCTGGCCCGGGCAGACAGCACCAAGAACTGGACAGAGAAGATCTTGAGGCAGACAGAGGTGCTGCTGCAGCCCAACCCCA GTGCCCGAGTGGAGGAGTTCCTGTATGAGAAGCTGGACAGGAAGGTCCCCTCAAGGGTCACCAACGGGGAGCTGCTGGCTCAGTACATGGCAGACGCGGCCAGTGAGCTGGGGCCGACCACCCCCTATG GGAAGACACTGATCAAGGTGGCAGAAGCTGAAAAGCAACTGGGAGCCGCAGAGAGGGATTTTATCCACACGGCCTCCATCAGCTTCCTCACACCCTTGCGCAACTTCCTGGAGGGGGACTGGAAGACCATCTCG ACGGTGCCTGACTTTCAGGAGACTAGACCTCGTAATTACATTCTCTCGGCCAGCGCCTCCGCG gccGAGCAGGAGCTCCGCGTGGCCCAGACAGAGTTTGACCGGCAAGCAGAAGTGACCCGTCTCTTGCTGGAGGGAATCAGTAGCACTCAT GTGAACCACCTGCGCTGCCTCCACGAGTTCGTCAAGTCTCAGACAACCTACTACGCACAGTGCTACCGCCACATGCTGGACTTGCAGAAGCAGCTGGGCAG CTCCCAGGGTGCCAT ATTTCCAGGCACCTTTGTGGGCACCACAGAGCCCGCCTCCCCGCCCCTGAGCAGCACCTCACCCACCACCGCTGCGGCCACTATGCCTGTGGTGCCCTCTGTGGCCAGCCTGGCCCCTCCAGGGGAGGCCTCGCTCTGCCTGGAAGAGGTGGCCCCCCCTGCCAGTGGGACCCGCAAAGCTCGGGTGCTCTATGACTACGAGGCAGCCGACAGCAGTGAGCTGGCCCTGCTGGCTGATGAG CTCATCACTGTCTACAGCCTGCCTGGCATGGACCCTGACTGGCTCATTGGCGAGAGAGGCAACAAGAAGGGCAAGGTCCCTGTCACCTACTTGGAACTGCTCAGCTAG
- the SH3GLB2 gene encoding endophilin-B2 isoform X1: protein MGGWCHESLMAISHAWIVRPEARSCFFSAPQEFTEEKFGQAEKTELDAHFENLLARADSTKNWTEKILRQTEVLLQPNPSARVEEFLYEKLDRKVPSRVTNGELLAQYMADAASELGPTTPYGKTLIKVAEAEKQLGAAERDFIHTASISFLTPLRNFLEGDWKTISKERRLLQNRRLDLDACKARLKKAKAAEAKATCEGDTVPDFQETRPRNYILSASASALWNDEVDKAEQELRVAQTEFDRQAEVTRLLLEGISSTHVNHLRCLHEFVKSQTTYYAQCYRHMLDLQKQLGSSQGAIFPGTFVGTTEPASPPLSSTSPTTAAATMPVVPSVASLAPPGEASLCLEEVAPPASGTRKARVLYDYEAADSSELALLADELITVYSLPGMDPDWLIGERGNKKGKVPVTYLELLS from the exons TTCACGGAGGAGAAATTTGGCCAGGCTGAGAAGACTGAGCTTGATGCCCACTTTGAAAACCTTCTGGCCCGGGCAGACAGCACCAAGAACTGGACAGAGAAGATCTTGAGGCAGACAGAGGTGCTGCTGCAGCCCAACCCCA GTGCCCGAGTGGAGGAGTTCCTGTATGAGAAGCTGGACAGGAAGGTCCCCTCAAGGGTCACCAACGGGGAGCTGCTGGCTCAGTACATGGCAGACGCGGCCAGTGAGCTGGGGCCGACCACCCCCTATG GGAAGACACTGATCAAGGTGGCAGAAGCTGAAAAGCAACTGGGAGCCGCAGAGAGGGATTTTATCCACACGGCCTCCATCAGCTTCCTCACACCCTTGCGCAACTTCCTGGAGGGGGACTGGAAGACCATCTCG AAGGAGAGGCGGCTCCTCCAAAACCGGCGTCTGGACTTGGATGCCTGCAAAGCGAGGCTGAAGAAGGCCAAGGCTGCAGAAGCCAAAGCCACG TGTGAGGGAGAT ACGGTGCCTGACTTTCAGGAGACTAGACCTCGTAATTACATTCTCTCGGCCAGCGCCTCCGCG CTCTGGAATGATGAAGTGGACAAG gccGAGCAGGAGCTCCGCGTGGCCCAGACAGAGTTTGACCGGCAAGCAGAAGTGACCCGTCTCTTGCTGGAGGGAATCAGTAGCACTCAT GTGAACCACCTGCGCTGCCTCCACGAGTTCGTCAAGTCTCAGACAACCTACTACGCACAGTGCTACCGCCACATGCTGGACTTGCAGAAGCAGCTGGGCAG CTCCCAGGGTGCCAT ATTTCCAGGCACCTTTGTGGGCACCACAGAGCCCGCCTCCCCGCCCCTGAGCAGCACCTCACCCACCACCGCTGCGGCCACTATGCCTGTGGTGCCCTCTGTGGCCAGCCTGGCCCCTCCAGGGGAGGCCTCGCTCTGCCTGGAAGAGGTGGCCCCCCCTGCCAGTGGGACCCGCAAAGCTCGGGTGCTCTATGACTACGAGGCAGCCGACAGCAGTGAGCTGGCCCTGCTGGCTGATGAG CTCATCACTGTCTACAGCCTGCCTGGCATGGACCCTGACTGGCTCATTGGCGAGAGAGGCAACAAGAAGGGCAAGGTCCCTGTCACCTACTTGGAACTGCTCAGCTAG
- the SH3GLB2 gene encoding endophilin-B2 isoform X14 has translation MDFNMKKLASDAGIFFTRAVQFTEEKFGQAEKTELDAHFENLLARADSTKNWTEKILRQTEVLLQPNPSARVEEFLYEKLDRKVPSRVTNGELLAQYMADAASELGPTTPYGKTLIKVAEAEKQLGAAERDFIHTASISFLTPLRNFLEGDWKTISKERRLLQNRRLDLDACKARLKKAKAAEAKATLWNDEVDKAEQELRVAQTEFDRQAEVTRLLLEGISSTHVNHLRCLHEFVKSQTTYYAQCYRHMLDLQKQLGRFPGTFVGTTEPASPPLSSTSPTTAAATMPVVPSVASLAPPGEASLCLEEVAPPASGTRKARVLYDYEAADSSELALLADELITVYSLPGMDPDWLIGERGNKKGKVPVTYLELLS, from the exons TTCACGGAGGAGAAATTTGGCCAGGCTGAGAAGACTGAGCTTGATGCCCACTTTGAAAACCTTCTGGCCCGGGCAGACAGCACCAAGAACTGGACAGAGAAGATCTTGAGGCAGACAGAGGTGCTGCTGCAGCCCAACCCCA GTGCCCGAGTGGAGGAGTTCCTGTATGAGAAGCTGGACAGGAAGGTCCCCTCAAGGGTCACCAACGGGGAGCTGCTGGCTCAGTACATGGCAGACGCGGCCAGTGAGCTGGGGCCGACCACCCCCTATG GGAAGACACTGATCAAGGTGGCAGAAGCTGAAAAGCAACTGGGAGCCGCAGAGAGGGATTTTATCCACACGGCCTCCATCAGCTTCCTCACACCCTTGCGCAACTTCCTGGAGGGGGACTGGAAGACCATCTCG AAGGAGAGGCGGCTCCTCCAAAACCGGCGTCTGGACTTGGATGCCTGCAAAGCGAGGCTGAAGAAGGCCAAGGCTGCAGAAGCCAAAGCCACG CTCTGGAATGATGAAGTGGACAAG gccGAGCAGGAGCTCCGCGTGGCCCAGACAGAGTTTGACCGGCAAGCAGAAGTGACCCGTCTCTTGCTGGAGGGAATCAGTAGCACTCAT GTGAACCACCTGCGCTGCCTCCACGAGTTCGTCAAGTCTCAGACAACCTACTACGCACAGTGCTACCGCCACATGCTGGACTTGCAGAAGCAGCTGGGCAG ATTTCCAGGCACCTTTGTGGGCACCACAGAGCCCGCCTCCCCGCCCCTGAGCAGCACCTCACCCACCACCGCTGCGGCCACTATGCCTGTGGTGCCCTCTGTGGCCAGCCTGGCCCCTCCAGGGGAGGCCTCGCTCTGCCTGGAAGAGGTGGCCCCCCCTGCCAGTGGGACCCGCAAAGCTCGGGTGCTCTATGACTACGAGGCAGCCGACAGCAGTGAGCTGGCCCTGCTGGCTGATGAG CTCATCACTGTCTACAGCCTGCCTGGCATGGACCCTGACTGGCTCATTGGCGAGAGAGGCAACAAGAAGGGCAAGGTCCCTGTCACCTACTTGGAACTGCTCAGCTAG
- the SH3GLB2 gene encoding endophilin-B2 isoform X18, whose translation MDFNMKKLASDAGIFFTRAVQFTEEKFGQAEKTELDAHFENLLARADSTKNWTEKILRQTEVLLQPNPSARVEEFLYEKLDRKVPSRVTNGELLAQYMADAASELGPTTPYGKTLIKVAEAEKQLGAAERDFIHTASISFLTPLRNFLEGDWKTISTVPDFQETRPRNYILSASASALWNDEVDKAEQELRVAQTEFDRQAEVTRLLLEGISSTHVNHLRCLHEFVKSQTTYYAQCYRHMLDLQKQLGRFPGTFVGTTEPASPPLSSTSPTTAAATMPVVPSVASLAPPGEASLCLEEVAPPASGTRKARVLYDYEAADSSELALLADELITVYSLPGMDPDWLIGERGNKKGKVPVTYLELLS comes from the exons TTCACGGAGGAGAAATTTGGCCAGGCTGAGAAGACTGAGCTTGATGCCCACTTTGAAAACCTTCTGGCCCGGGCAGACAGCACCAAGAACTGGACAGAGAAGATCTTGAGGCAGACAGAGGTGCTGCTGCAGCCCAACCCCA GTGCCCGAGTGGAGGAGTTCCTGTATGAGAAGCTGGACAGGAAGGTCCCCTCAAGGGTCACCAACGGGGAGCTGCTGGCTCAGTACATGGCAGACGCGGCCAGTGAGCTGGGGCCGACCACCCCCTATG GGAAGACACTGATCAAGGTGGCAGAAGCTGAAAAGCAACTGGGAGCCGCAGAGAGGGATTTTATCCACACGGCCTCCATCAGCTTCCTCACACCCTTGCGCAACTTCCTGGAGGGGGACTGGAAGACCATCTCG ACGGTGCCTGACTTTCAGGAGACTAGACCTCGTAATTACATTCTCTCGGCCAGCGCCTCCGCG CTCTGGAATGATGAAGTGGACAAG gccGAGCAGGAGCTCCGCGTGGCCCAGACAGAGTTTGACCGGCAAGCAGAAGTGACCCGTCTCTTGCTGGAGGGAATCAGTAGCACTCAT GTGAACCACCTGCGCTGCCTCCACGAGTTCGTCAAGTCTCAGACAACCTACTACGCACAGTGCTACCGCCACATGCTGGACTTGCAGAAGCAGCTGGGCAG ATTTCCAGGCACCTTTGTGGGCACCACAGAGCCCGCCTCCCCGCCCCTGAGCAGCACCTCACCCACCACCGCTGCGGCCACTATGCCTGTGGTGCCCTCTGTGGCCAGCCTGGCCCCTCCAGGGGAGGCCTCGCTCTGCCTGGAAGAGGTGGCCCCCCCTGCCAGTGGGACCCGCAAAGCTCGGGTGCTCTATGACTACGAGGCAGCCGACAGCAGTGAGCTGGCCCTGCTGGCTGATGAG CTCATCACTGTCTACAGCCTGCCTGGCATGGACCCTGACTGGCTCATTGGCGAGAGAGGCAACAAGAAGGGCAAGGTCCCTGTCACCTACTTGGAACTGCTCAGCTAG
- the SH3GLB2 gene encoding endophilin-B2 isoform X3 — translation MGGWCHESLMAISHAWIVRPEARSCFFSAPQEFTEEKFGQAEKTELDAHFENLLARADSTKNWTEKILRQTEVLLQPNPSARVEEFLYEKLDRKVPSRVTNGELLAQYMADAASELGPTTPYGKTLIKVAEAEKQLGAAERDFIHTASISFLTPLRNFLEGDWKTISKERRLLQNRRLDLDACKARLKKAKAAEAKATTVPDFQETRPRNYILSASASALWNDEVDKAEQELRVAQTEFDRQAEVTRLLLEGISSTHVNHLRCLHEFVKSQTTYYAQCYRHMLDLQKQLGRFPGTFVGTTEPASPPLSSTSPTTAAATMPVVPSVASLAPPGEASLCLEEVAPPASGTRKARVLYDYEAADSSELALLADELITVYSLPGMDPDWLIGERGNKKGKVPVTYLELLS, via the exons TTCACGGAGGAGAAATTTGGCCAGGCTGAGAAGACTGAGCTTGATGCCCACTTTGAAAACCTTCTGGCCCGGGCAGACAGCACCAAGAACTGGACAGAGAAGATCTTGAGGCAGACAGAGGTGCTGCTGCAGCCCAACCCCA GTGCCCGAGTGGAGGAGTTCCTGTATGAGAAGCTGGACAGGAAGGTCCCCTCAAGGGTCACCAACGGGGAGCTGCTGGCTCAGTACATGGCAGACGCGGCCAGTGAGCTGGGGCCGACCACCCCCTATG GGAAGACACTGATCAAGGTGGCAGAAGCTGAAAAGCAACTGGGAGCCGCAGAGAGGGATTTTATCCACACGGCCTCCATCAGCTTCCTCACACCCTTGCGCAACTTCCTGGAGGGGGACTGGAAGACCATCTCG AAGGAGAGGCGGCTCCTCCAAAACCGGCGTCTGGACTTGGATGCCTGCAAAGCGAGGCTGAAGAAGGCCAAGGCTGCAGAAGCCAAAGCCACG ACGGTGCCTGACTTTCAGGAGACTAGACCTCGTAATTACATTCTCTCGGCCAGCGCCTCCGCG CTCTGGAATGATGAAGTGGACAAG gccGAGCAGGAGCTCCGCGTGGCCCAGACAGAGTTTGACCGGCAAGCAGAAGTGACCCGTCTCTTGCTGGAGGGAATCAGTAGCACTCAT GTGAACCACCTGCGCTGCCTCCACGAGTTCGTCAAGTCTCAGACAACCTACTACGCACAGTGCTACCGCCACATGCTGGACTTGCAGAAGCAGCTGGGCAG ATTTCCAGGCACCTTTGTGGGCACCACAGAGCCCGCCTCCCCGCCCCTGAGCAGCACCTCACCCACCACCGCTGCGGCCACTATGCCTGTGGTGCCCTCTGTGGCCAGCCTGGCCCCTCCAGGGGAGGCCTCGCTCTGCCTGGAAGAGGTGGCCCCCCCTGCCAGTGGGACCCGCAAAGCTCGGGTGCTCTATGACTACGAGGCAGCCGACAGCAGTGAGCTGGCCCTGCTGGCTGATGAG CTCATCACTGTCTACAGCCTGCCTGGCATGGACCCTGACTGGCTCATTGGCGAGAGAGGCAACAAGAAGGGCAAGGTCCCTGTCACCTACTTGGAACTGCTCAGCTAG
- the SH3GLB2 gene encoding endophilin-B2 isoform X5, with protein MGGWCHESLMAISHAWIVRPEARSCFFSAPQEFTEEKFGQAEKTELDAHFENLLARADSTKNWTEKILRQTEVLLQPNPSARVEEFLYEKLDRKVPSRVTNGELLAQYMADAASELGPTTPYGKTLIKVAEAEKQLGAAERDFIHTASISFLTPLRNFLEGDWKTISKERRLLQNRRLDLDACKARLKKAKAAEAKATTVPDFQETRPRNYILSASASAAEQELRVAQTEFDRQAEVTRLLLEGISSTHVNHLRCLHEFVKSQTTYYAQCYRHMLDLQKQLGSSQGAIFPGTFVGTTEPASPPLSSTSPTTAAATMPVVPSVASLAPPGEASLCLEEVAPPASGTRKARVLYDYEAADSSELALLADELITVYSLPGMDPDWLIGERGNKKGKVPVTYLELLS; from the exons TTCACGGAGGAGAAATTTGGCCAGGCTGAGAAGACTGAGCTTGATGCCCACTTTGAAAACCTTCTGGCCCGGGCAGACAGCACCAAGAACTGGACAGAGAAGATCTTGAGGCAGACAGAGGTGCTGCTGCAGCCCAACCCCA GTGCCCGAGTGGAGGAGTTCCTGTATGAGAAGCTGGACAGGAAGGTCCCCTCAAGGGTCACCAACGGGGAGCTGCTGGCTCAGTACATGGCAGACGCGGCCAGTGAGCTGGGGCCGACCACCCCCTATG GGAAGACACTGATCAAGGTGGCAGAAGCTGAAAAGCAACTGGGAGCCGCAGAGAGGGATTTTATCCACACGGCCTCCATCAGCTTCCTCACACCCTTGCGCAACTTCCTGGAGGGGGACTGGAAGACCATCTCG AAGGAGAGGCGGCTCCTCCAAAACCGGCGTCTGGACTTGGATGCCTGCAAAGCGAGGCTGAAGAAGGCCAAGGCTGCAGAAGCCAAAGCCACG ACGGTGCCTGACTTTCAGGAGACTAGACCTCGTAATTACATTCTCTCGGCCAGCGCCTCCGCG gccGAGCAGGAGCTCCGCGTGGCCCAGACAGAGTTTGACCGGCAAGCAGAAGTGACCCGTCTCTTGCTGGAGGGAATCAGTAGCACTCAT GTGAACCACCTGCGCTGCCTCCACGAGTTCGTCAAGTCTCAGACAACCTACTACGCACAGTGCTACCGCCACATGCTGGACTTGCAGAAGCAGCTGGGCAG CTCCCAGGGTGCCAT ATTTCCAGGCACCTTTGTGGGCACCACAGAGCCCGCCTCCCCGCCCCTGAGCAGCACCTCACCCACCACCGCTGCGGCCACTATGCCTGTGGTGCCCTCTGTGGCCAGCCTGGCCCCTCCAGGGGAGGCCTCGCTCTGCCTGGAAGAGGTGGCCCCCCCTGCCAGTGGGACCCGCAAAGCTCGGGTGCTCTATGACTACGAGGCAGCCGACAGCAGTGAGCTGGCCCTGCTGGCTGATGAG CTCATCACTGTCTACAGCCTGCCTGGCATGGACCCTGACTGGCTCATTGGCGAGAGAGGCAACAAGAAGGGCAAGGTCCCTGTCACCTACTTGGAACTGCTCAGCTAG
- the SH3GLB2 gene encoding endophilin-B2 isoform X7, translating into MGGWCHESLMAISHAWIVRPEARSCFFSAPQEFTEEKFGQAEKTELDAHFENLLARADSTKNWTEKILRQTEVLLQPNPSARVEEFLYEKLDRKVPSRVTNGELLAQYMADAASELGPTTPYGKTLIKVAEAEKQLGAAERDFIHTASISFLTPLRNFLEGDWKTISKERRLLQNRRLDLDACKARLKKAKAAEAKATTVPDFQETRPRNYILSASASAAEQELRVAQTEFDRQAEVTRLLLEGISSTHVNHLRCLHEFVKSQTTYYAQCYRHMLDLQKQLGRFPGTFVGTTEPASPPLSSTSPTTAAATMPVVPSVASLAPPGEASLCLEEVAPPASGTRKARVLYDYEAADSSELALLADELITVYSLPGMDPDWLIGERGNKKGKVPVTYLELLS; encoded by the exons TTCACGGAGGAGAAATTTGGCCAGGCTGAGAAGACTGAGCTTGATGCCCACTTTGAAAACCTTCTGGCCCGGGCAGACAGCACCAAGAACTGGACAGAGAAGATCTTGAGGCAGACAGAGGTGCTGCTGCAGCCCAACCCCA GTGCCCGAGTGGAGGAGTTCCTGTATGAGAAGCTGGACAGGAAGGTCCCCTCAAGGGTCACCAACGGGGAGCTGCTGGCTCAGTACATGGCAGACGCGGCCAGTGAGCTGGGGCCGACCACCCCCTATG GGAAGACACTGATCAAGGTGGCAGAAGCTGAAAAGCAACTGGGAGCCGCAGAGAGGGATTTTATCCACACGGCCTCCATCAGCTTCCTCACACCCTTGCGCAACTTCCTGGAGGGGGACTGGAAGACCATCTCG AAGGAGAGGCGGCTCCTCCAAAACCGGCGTCTGGACTTGGATGCCTGCAAAGCGAGGCTGAAGAAGGCCAAGGCTGCAGAAGCCAAAGCCACG ACGGTGCCTGACTTTCAGGAGACTAGACCTCGTAATTACATTCTCTCGGCCAGCGCCTCCGCG gccGAGCAGGAGCTCCGCGTGGCCCAGACAGAGTTTGACCGGCAAGCAGAAGTGACCCGTCTCTTGCTGGAGGGAATCAGTAGCACTCAT GTGAACCACCTGCGCTGCCTCCACGAGTTCGTCAAGTCTCAGACAACCTACTACGCACAGTGCTACCGCCACATGCTGGACTTGCAGAAGCAGCTGGGCAG ATTTCCAGGCACCTTTGTGGGCACCACAGAGCCCGCCTCCCCGCCCCTGAGCAGCACCTCACCCACCACCGCTGCGGCCACTATGCCTGTGGTGCCCTCTGTGGCCAGCCTGGCCCCTCCAGGGGAGGCCTCGCTCTGCCTGGAAGAGGTGGCCCCCCCTGCCAGTGGGACCCGCAAAGCTCGGGTGCTCTATGACTACGAGGCAGCCGACAGCAGTGAGCTGGCCCTGCTGGCTGATGAG CTCATCACTGTCTACAGCCTGCCTGGCATGGACCCTGACTGGCTCATTGGCGAGAGAGGCAACAAGAAGGGCAAGGTCCCTGTCACCTACTTGGAACTGCTCAGCTAG